One window from the genome of Acinetobacter sp. ANC 7912 encodes:
- the rpsH gene encoding 30S ribosomal protein S8, producing the protein MSMQDTVADMLTRVRNAQMAKKQTVSMPNSKLKVAIANVLKQEGYIADVAVAEAEGNKATLTLTLKYFEGKPVIETVKRVSRPGLRQYRGKDALPSVKQGLGIAIVSTSKGIMTDRAARAAGIGGEVIAFVS; encoded by the coding sequence ATGAGTATGCAAGATACCGTTGCCGACATGCTAACACGTGTTCGTAACGCGCAAATGGCAAAGAAACAAACTGTTTCTATGCCTAACTCTAAGTTAAAAGTTGCGATCGCTAACGTTCTTAAACAAGAAGGTTATATCGCTGACGTAGCAGTTGCTGAAGCTGAAGGCAATAAAGCAACGCTTACTTTGACTTTAAAATATTTCGAAGGCAAACCAGTTATCGAAACTGTGAAACGCGTAAGCCGTCCAGGTCTACGTCAGTATCGCGGTAAAGATGCACTTCCAAGCGTTAAGCAAGGTTTAGGTATTGCAATTGTTTCTACAAGCAAAGGCATCATGACTGATCGCGCTGCACGTGCTGCAGGTATCGGTGGTGAAGTTATTGCTTTTGTTTCTTAA
- the rplX gene encoding 50S ribosomal protein L24, with amino-acid sequence MAKIKKGDQVIVIAGKEKGKQGTVLSVSHDRVKVEGLNLVKKHQKPNRVTGAEGGVVTQEASLHISNVAILNATTQKADRVGYQVVDGVKTRVYKSNGEPVAVAK; translated from the coding sequence ATGGCTAAGATTAAAAAAGGCGATCAAGTAATCGTGATCGCAGGTAAAGAAAAAGGCAAACAGGGTACTGTATTGTCAGTTTCTCATGACCGTGTGAAGGTAGAAGGTCTTAACCTAGTTAAGAAACACCAGAAGCCTAACCGTGTTACTGGCGCTGAAGGCGGCGTTGTAACTCAAGAAGCTTCTCTTCACATTTCAAACGTGGCAATTTTAAATGCTACAACCCAAAAGGCTGACCGTGTTGGTTACCAAGTAGTAGACGGTGTGAAAACTCGCGTTTACAAATCTAATGGTGAACCAGTGGCGGTAGCGAAGTAA
- the rplN gene encoding 50S ribosomal protein L14, with product MIQTETMLDVADNSGARRVQCIKVLGGSHRRYASVGDIIKVTVKEAIPRARVKKGDVMNAVVVRTKFGIRRPDGSVIRFDDNAAVILNNNKAPIATRIFGPVTRELRTEQFMKIISLAPEVL from the coding sequence ATGATTCAGACCGAAACTATGCTCGACGTAGCAGACAACAGTGGTGCTCGCCGCGTACAATGTATTAAAGTACTTGGTGGTTCACATCGTCGTTATGCTTCTGTTGGCGACATTATTAAAGTTACTGTAAAAGAAGCAATTCCACGCGCACGTGTTAAAAAAGGTGACGTGATGAATGCAGTTGTTGTACGTACTAAATTCGGCATCCGTCGTCCAGACGGTTCAGTGATTCGTTTCGACGATAACGCTGCTGTTATTTTGAACAACAACAAAGCGCCGATTGCAACTCGTATTTTCGGACCAGTGACTCGTGAACTTCGTACTGAACAGTTCATGAAAATTATTTCATTGGCTCCTGAAGTTCTATAA
- the rplE gene encoding 50S ribosomal protein L5 — translation MARLKTRYNDELRAKLKEELGIKNVMEIPRITKITLNMGVGAAAADKKLLDGALADMQAIAGQKPVLTLARKSIAGFKIRDGWPIGCKVTLRGERMYEFLDRLISIAIPRIRDFRGFSAKSFDGRGNYSMGLKEQIVFPEIDFDKIDRIRGMDITITTTARTDDEGRALMRAFGFPFK, via the coding sequence ATGGCCAGACTTAAAACACGTTACAACGACGAACTTCGTGCTAAGTTAAAAGAAGAACTTGGCATCAAGAATGTGATGGAAATTCCACGCATCACAAAAATTACACTAAACATGGGTGTTGGTGCAGCTGCTGCTGACAAAAAACTCCTTGATGGTGCTCTAGCTGACATGCAAGCGATCGCTGGTCAAAAACCAGTACTTACACTCGCTCGTAAATCTATCGCTGGTTTCAAAATCCGTGATGGTTGGCCGATCGGTTGTAAAGTTACTCTGCGTGGCGAACGCATGTACGAATTCTTAGACCGTCTGATCTCGATTGCGATTCCTCGTATCCGTGACTTCCGTGGTTTCTCTGCGAAATCATTCGATGGTCGTGGTAACTACTCAATGGGTCTTAAAGAACAAATCGTTTTCCCTGAAATCGATTTCGATAAGATTGATCGTATTCGTGGTATGGATATTACCATCACTACGACTGCTCGCACCGATGACGAAGGCCGTGCGCTTATGCGTGCATTCGGCTTCCCGTTCAAATAA
- the rpsN gene encoding 30S ribosomal protein S14, with protein MAKKGMINRELKREATVAKYAAKRAELKAIIANVNASDEERFEAMMKLQALPRNASPVRLRNRCGLTGRPHGYFRKFGLSRNKLRETVMQGDVPGVVKASW; from the coding sequence ATGGCTAAGAAAGGTATGATTAATCGCGAATTGAAACGCGAAGCTACTGTTGCTAAATACGCTGCAAAACGTGCTGAATTAAAAGCAATCATTGCAAACGTAAATGCATCAGACGAAGAACGTTTCGAAGCGATGATGAAATTACAAGCATTACCACGTAATGCATCTCCAGTACGTCTACGTAACCGTTGTGGTTTGACTGGTCGTCCTCATGGTTACTTCCGTAAGTTCGGTTTAAGCCGTAACAAATTACGCGAAACAGTAATGCAAGGTGATGTACCTGGCGTTGTTAAGGCAAGCTGGTAA